Sequence from the Ammospiza caudacuta isolate bAmmCau1 chromosome 9, bAmmCau1.pri, whole genome shotgun sequence genome:
GCCATTGAGCTCTGGGACACTGTGCTCTCAAGGGAACTGTTCTCACAAGAACTTTTCTAAAAGACCCCGCAAGCATGAAGATTCCCTTCATCTTTCTCACTCAGCATTTAGAAGACAGCTGAAATCCAAGAGAGCTAAACTGAATTCTTCTCCACCTGGTTCTGGGGTGAGAGTGGATCCAGACAGgatgacagagttcaagaaatTCCAAAAGAAACTATCGCAACTTAAAAATTGCTGCAGCAAAAATCAAAAGTACAATATTTTGGTCGCAGTTGTGCATCCTTGTCATATCAAAGAAATACAGAAGAAGACTAAACCAAAATCTTCATGTAAAGTTCCTGTGGCAACTGTTACTGTTACTGACCAGTCAGAAATTGAGAGAAAGGTGGTGCTGTGGCATGATGCTGCATTTTGGTCCCTCACTGTGTTTCCTGGGGATATTGTACTGCTTACAGGTGAGAGTTCTTTtgtttgccttttaaaaatatgggtCTTAAAAATGCCTGTTTAAAGTAGAAGAATGTAACAAGTCATTTGGAACTATGGCTTGCGTACTAAGCAACTAAGCATTTGTAAGTTGCTTACTTACATCATTGAGTTCTCATTCATCCTGCCAGTGGAACATTGACTATTCCATGGAAGTTTGCCCTCAGACACAGCCATGAGAGTCAGGGCCATTCTGTAAGGTATCAGtgttttaaaacagtttttcctGGAAAGTACAAGTGCTGCTACAAACCAGACCTAAGCAGTGTCTGCTAGGAGGCTAATGAATTTAAGAATTATATCAAATTGATGAGAAAATTTTACTGACTCATTGTAAATGGTGTTGgtagattaaaataaaataatcactgTGTTTCCAAGTGTTCTCTTTCACACCCTGGTCCTTACACATCTGTATGTAAGACAGTTATATAGTCAAGAGAAATATTATACACTTCAGTATTGTTGACATGTGAGTTGataaagttgtttttttcttgcagatATAATAATGTATGAGAATCCTTGGTGTGGAGAGGTCATGCTTCAGTCAACATTTACCAGTCAGTTACTGAATCTGGGGAACTGCTCAGCTCTCAATGCAGAAAAATGTAAGATTGTATTGCATAAGTTGCCATGAAAAACACAGTAAAAGAGCTATTTCAAGTACTCCATTTTGCTGGCAATGCCTCACACATTGGGTAAAATAGAAATGTGTGCAACTGAGAGGTACAAAACACAATAGAAAAATGTGACAGGAACACCTGAGCACAAGATGTGGACATGGCATCAGATAGGCATGTGGAGATCGTGATAAAGTTTGTTGGCTACCACTCtgaactcaaaaaaaaaaaaattaatttagtttaGGAAGGAGCAGTTATCCCAGGACCTGCCCATGTGATGTCTGAGATTGCATGaggattaatttttttgccaAATGGAGTAAGTAGATCCATTCAGGGAAAGTGATTAATTGCAGGCCATGGAGGGTTGGAGACTGAGGGGAAAATACTGTGGAAGTATCACCATTGTTGTTCCTGTCTTTGTGATGTCCAGTGTTGTGATGCCAGCTCTTAAGGCAGATTCTGAGGTGAATGACCAAAACCAGCTTTCTTTTTACCAAGCTATGatacaggatttttttggtgtattttaaAGTATTGCACTTGGCTTAACTTCATCTGCCTCCTCTTGATACTACCCTGAAGTACAGTTTCATTTCAAATCAAGTGTTATTTATCTCAGGAATTTCtaactttaaaattattctaaaactgttctgatttttttcagtgtaaacATGTTCCAAGTTACAAGTTTTACACTTCTAAGCATAAAAAGCAGTATGTGACTTTGCCTTTTTTCCATGTAAGTTTATCCTCTAGTGGATGATGGTGTTCTCCATGGCTTATTGGCATACATATCATCAGAATTTCCACACTTCAGAGACATTCCACAAAGACAAGTTCAGAGACTGGATGATGTTCAGTATGTGCAGCTAGATCAGCTCCAGCCCAATACTTTGGTGCACTCAATCCTGAAAATTATCAATATTTCTGTGTTAACAGGTAAGTTCATGCACTGGACTTCAACTTCTGCCATAGATAGAACTTAAATAGTAATTTTGCAAGGCAGAATGTTTCTCACTGCTTGATTTCAAGCTTTGCACAAAGATTTGATCTCATTGCACTATCATCTTGAACTAAAGATACAAATTTCTGCCCACATATCAATAGCATGTTTATTAGttttaaatgcagaattttgAATATAAACATCTTCATCATTTGCTCTAGTAAATCTTGGAATTAGATATTCCATCCAGGTGTTCTTGTTCAAgaattatttatgaaaaatgCTGTAGTTTTAGTGTGGAACTGAAACAAACATGCAGTGTTCTGGATAAGAGCTGTGTAGAGATTTGTATGTACTGTTACTAATAGTTTTAGTGTGCCTTGTACACTTTGTGCCTATAGTTTTCTTTTATGTGAAAACTTTTAGAGAAATTCTTCTTCCACTGTATTCTACAGAAGTTATGGGAACTTCTAATTTCAACAGTTGCTGAGAGATTGAGTACAACTTCTTTCTACTCAGTACAAGTCAGGATGAATGGGAGCTGAAAGATGCTCAGATACCTCCTGCTTCATAGGGAGTTGTCCAGTTACTGAGTATTTAGATAGATAAAGGTTAATTAATATACTTCATGCACTCCCTCCAACTAGATTCATGTTGTAGAAGAAAGCAGATTATTTTCTGTCCAGAAGAAATTGTAGGTGTATTCTTCTTTGCTTTTAATTGTAGCATAAAATGTGATAACACCAAGATTTCACTGTAATACTGAGGCACATGGGTTTGTGTGCTTGTATGCTTTTTACTGTAGAAGTAATGTAATTTCAATTCTTGTCAGAATCTGTGTACAGCTACAGAGGTGgcagccaaagaaaaattattctaacaGTAGAACAGAACAGAGATCAACACTATAGGATGGttctgtggggagcaggggctgcctggtACCCCcagcttcagaggaaaaaaggtaAGGTCCTTGTACCTATGGGAAGGTCTGAAAAGGTGTTTGTGATGCTGTTAGTGCCTTTTAAGTATTCAGCTGTAACATTTATCCATTCAGCCTTTAAATACTCCCCTTGGGGGGGTAATGTATTTTGTGCTAATTTTAACATCTCTGTTTAGAAGCTGTGCCATCAGCCACAGAATTTGAAAGCCCTTCAGAAGACTGAGAAggcataaatatttaaaaacttcAGTCTGTTTACAAGATGCACTTACTTGTATAGTGCCTGGTTATGTAATTATAAAAAATCCATGAGTGTTAACTGTGTTACCAGCTTTACTGGGTCTTCCTTACCATTGTCTGGTGTAGCACAAATTGCTGGGTTTTTCCTactccttttttcattttctgctttccactTTACTCATGTCAGGCTTTATATCCTGATGGTCTTGAGAACAAGTTCAGCTGTAACTAAAAGCATCTCTTGCAAGAATTACATAGACTGTGCAGTGACTACTACCAAACTTTGATTTATTCCTAGTCTTATTCTTTTAAGAAAAGTTAAACTAAGTTTATGTTAAGTTGATAATTGTGGAGATAGAAGATTAAAAAACAgggatatattaaaaaatggaagTTGATTAATAacatgaagattttttttctctgagacaCTGCCAGCATTAGTGCTGACAACAAATTTCAGAGCtggtttctttttcagaatGCTGAGTTGCTGTGACAGCTGAATTTGGTAGAGATGAGATGAAATTTCTGTTATGGGAAACAACTCATGCAAAGTTTATAGGGAAAGAAAGAACCTTGCATGTCATCACACTTAAAAGGAAGTTGCCAGAGCTGGCTCTATGAGAATGTCTTCTGATTTGTTTCTCAATCTTGTAAGTGACCTTGTCTTTCTGTAAATTAACCACAGTACAGAAAGTAAActcttctttttgctttttttgttctgtAGACCACATATGGGCCTTCAAATACCTTTTGGTCCAGTGTAGTTCTGTCTCAGGTGACCTGGAACTGCACACTACTCCATGGTCATCCTATGAGTGCTTGTTTGATGATGATAAAAGGGCAGTtgaatttaaagaaaagtttCAGAAAAGTCAAACATCCCTCATGGAGTTGACAAGGCTCTCAGCACTCCTGGATGAAAAATGCTCAGGTAAATATTATCCACAGCTCTGTCATGTCTGTTGTGCCATGCACAAGTAGGCAAAATAGATGCTCTCTTGATGAGGCAAGGTGGTTGTTTTTTAAGGTAGCCCAGGTCTGGTTCTGAATTTCTTCTGGAGGCTGCTGCCCTGTTCTTGGCCAAACTGAATGCAGCCTTCATCCCATGAGCCCAGCAGAGGGATAGATGTGGTGTGTGCCAGGCAAAGGCAGCTTTGGAACACAGAGGGAAATGCTGACTTCTGTTGTCCACGCCAGCCAGCCCAGTTATGATGTGACTAATTACTGGAAGTTCATCAGTGTTTCTCAAAAACTGGAACTCTCAATAGCTACTGCTATTAAAAACTTCTTACAGAAGGACAAAGAAGACATTTTACACAGTCATCCTCTCCAGATAATCCTAGAAGATGGCTATGGTGTTAAATTCTAGGAAGTGATTAAAGCTGTTCTTGCAGCATTTAACTCTAGCTTTTCACTATTTATATATAAACTAAGTCATTAAAGCTGTGCTTTTCAGTGTCTTTGAAACAGTGGGAAGAAAATCACTTGGAAATTCTTTGCACAATTTTGATCTCTTATTCAGGCACCTTCTATAGCGGCATCTACTGATATAGTACCTGAAAATGTAGTTgttttacacattttaaaatgataTTTAGTCACCGATTTTTCACTGAATAAAATACCTCTAAAAAATTTGAGCATGTGttaacaaaggggaaaaaactgaGAAAGTTCTTGATAgcaattttggtttttaatcAACTGTAGCCATTGATTTTGCTTTCAGTTCTAAATAAAACTTAATTCATATTTGAATTGTTTTTGTAGGAGTGGTTCAAGTGAAAGCCCATATCTTGGAACTGAAATTTACCATTTCCACTGGTCAGTACAAGCAAGTCATCTTCTCTGCTGACACTTCCCTGGAATGTGTTTTGGCTTCTCTGCCTATGATTACGTATTCAGGTTGTGCCAAATGTGGTTTGGAACTACAGGCAGATGAGAACATGATCTATAAGCAATGTATTAGATGTCTACCATACAGCAAAGTAAAAACATTCTACAGGTAAACAAAACAGACTAAAAGTAATGTGTATTATTAGGGAGGTAAACtttctccattttattttcccccatatCTGAAACTCTTTGTTAAAGGTGTGGTTAGCAATCCCTGTGTCTCTAATGAATTTTCAATTTGTTGTTCTTGAATTGGTGTATTATATTGTCATTATTTATACATGATATTCTTAGCTTAAATCTAACTTTTTAATTTCTATGAATACTATCATGCAGGAATGATGTTTACCCAGTACTGTGTCAGATAAAGCTGAGGTGGAGTAGAAGCTTGAGGACCAAAGGAAAACTCCTTGGGAATCTTGTTCCAGCCTAAATCTGAAATCATGTGAAGGCAGAACCATGTTTTTAACTGATAAGTCAGTTTCAGCTGTGCAGAATTAATATTGACAAATGTTTTCAATAAACATTGTGGGAGAGCAGAGATAGTGAGTTATCACCAGATGGCACTGTGAGACACAAATATTCGCACttagagaaaataaaccaaGTGGATCTAAGTTGATGTAGGTACATCTTTATTAACTAATTGTTCAATTCTCACATTTATCTTGGGCTTTTGAAATGCAATTTTCATTGTGACTAGAAAGACATTTAGCTAGAGAATATTAATTGAGACAACCATGGACATGACAGAATTCTAGAATATGTAAATTTTCTATCTAAATTTTTTCTCAAATTCTTTGTAAATTCTTTCATAATGAGCTTAATGAATCATTACCTTAAATACTATTACTTAATGAACTAGGACTTAAATTCCTATTTATCTAACCAGGTAGTGCCTTAGTATTTTTCCTCTAAGGAAAATAGTCTTGCATCTTTATgtactgtttgttttcctgtgagGAAGGATTAAGTGcaaaaaggttttttccttAACTGAAAAGGTTGTGCCAGTCTTTCATAAGACTACAAAATCTCAGTGGGCATGAAGGACCTCAATTTGCTCCTACACAAAAGAGGGTAGAAAAATGATAAGGATTTCCAGTGTTTGTATTCTCAGCATGGGAACACGTCCAGATGTAGAATTTACATGTCCATTATTTTCAGAGACAAGCCTGACATTTTTGCACTGAAATTTTCTTCTGATCAATTTAGTAAGAGTGCATCACCTTAGGAGCATTTCCAAATaggtatttttgtttgttcagtGGTTTGTGAAAACATTTGGTACTTTTTATAGTGCAAGAGCTATACCCTGGCATTATGTGGCTATAAAGTGATGTATTAAGACAGACAATACAGAGTGATGTTGATACAGGTGGTACAATTCCAGGTGATACACCTAAGCTTATGTCCCTGCTTTGCACTTCCACCATCTCCATGGGCAATCCTGACCATCCTAACAGTAAAAAATTTCCTTCTAGTGTCTAATCTGAGTGTCCTGTCTCAGTTTAAGGCCATTTCCTTATTTATTCCTCAAATTGATTCCAGTGCTACAGATTTGACACGAGTGCATAGagattttctcacttttctATTTCTTGGTATTATGTTGTAGTGCTTTCTAAAATTTTCCTtcaataaaaaacaaaccataGCAGTTAACTTTcatgaaacttttttttctgatctaGACCTGCTTTGATGACAGTAGAAGATGAAGGACATGAAATTTATGTTCATGTGGTGTCTGAGTTGATGGAAAAAATCTTCCTCAATATTCCTGCAGACTGGCTGAAGAGATTAGTAGGTACTGATTCATGAATTACGTGTGATAGAAACAGGCAGCAAAGTTCACAATGGAAGGAAAATTTTTAATCATtgacagtttaaaaaaaccctaaacaacCAGCATCAAAGTGGCTGTCTGACAAACTCAGAATTTCACAGGAGAGGTTGCAACAACAGGACATGGGAGGTGTGAATAACTACGACTTAGTTATATAATAGGTATATCCCTAAATATTCAATAACTAAATTGATTCCTTATGTGCAAAATTGAATGTCTTAGGAGCTTTCAGAAGGAGCTGGCGTGTTTTCATGACATGAAACACTGAGCTGTGTTTCAGACAAGCTTCACTTAATACATcttgtttgacttgaggtgTTTTATGTAATTCACAGGTGTTAACAGTTTAATCAGAAACAGGCTCAGctcattgtttttaaaaagtaattaaaaataaaagctaattTTCTATTCAGATGTTGAGCTTCACTTGCAGTAATTCAATGGAGCTTCATGGAGGTAGAACTTGAATGTTAGGTGCTATTGTGAAAATCAAGTGTAAATtgaattgttttgtgttttgcagtGCCCTCTTCAGATATAACCTACAGCACAATAGTAGCAGATCTGTGTCATTCACTGCTGGCAGATACAGAAGCATCCTATTTGTTGGAAATCAGAAGCCACTTTGTGCTAGATGAGAACAGCTATCCTTTGCAAAAGGATTTCCATCTGCTGAATTTTCATCCTGATCTTTGACCTCTGCACTGATTGAGTAACAAAGGCCATAAGGACACACAGAtgggaagcagaagaaaaattacttagCTGAAGGAAGCAAATCTCTTTTAAAAACTATAATAAAGGATTTTGGTTTTAACTtatgaaaaaagcaaaactatcAAAAGGACTGGTATGGAATGTCTGCTAATAGTATATACTGCTGGAGTAATTCTGATGAATTTTCATaggatatatttttatacatgcataatatatttttatacatgcATATTTGTGGTAATAATGATGTTAATAAACTCCAACAATTTCTTCCatatctgttttcctttttctcctcagaaaagTTCACTACTATTGTGAGAGATTGAATTTTCCTGAGACCTGGCATATTAGAGGAAGACAGAGAGAATTCAGTAATATTTTAGTTACtcaatttttatttatcttaTCCCATATGCTATCTGTAgcttggtggttttgttttgctgttgtgGTTGCTTTCCTTCTTTTAACAGCAGAATTTTTGCCATTAACCTCAGcaattttgctgctgctctcttctCTTGTAAAACAGAACTGGTTTGTAATCATTCCACCTCCTTCAGCTCAAGGTAAGTCTCAAGCACAAGATCAGATGGATGTTTTATAAAAGGCAGTAGGTAAAAGAATTTCTCATTGTGTCAGTTAAAAACATTGTATTAGAACTACTTATTTGATGATGTTTCTTGCTGTGAAATAACTCTTGTTCAGGTAGAGTCAAAAAGGGCCTTTCTCATTTGCTTCCCTTGGATGACCATGAGTACAAGCACATTGGTAAGTGCATTAGAATTTGTTTCTTCACAGTTTAGCAGAAATTACTGAACACACAAGCTTGGAAGTATTGTTACTTTAATGTATGAGAAGAAAAGAGGACCACACTACATCAAGTCAGACAGGTGACTTTCCACCTTGGGGTATTTGTTAACAAACACTGTGCATTGCATGCATCTTCTGCACATGCTCATTAACCAGCTGTCTGAAATACTACTAACTGCTCACTTTTAAGATCTTTACTTGTATGattgaaataataaaatgcaaaatttattcggtaaaataattttattctagTAATATGTAAACGGAATGATTACTGGGTAGTTTTTCTCCCCAGAACAAACACAATGACTTAGCTTATCAGATTGGTTTGCAGTAGTTTTGTGAGGCTGAAATTTGAATACAGCTCTTTGGGATTGAGTTGCTGGTATTACCCCTTTAGATATAATTAAGGTTGAGCACTTTGTCAAATTCAGCTTAATGTAATGAGTTTAGGCTCATTTTGTATCCAGTGGTGTAATTAGCAAGACAGACTGAGGGTGCTGTGTACCATGTCAGATGGAGGATCAGGGAGGTCTGTTATCTTACAATTCCTCTGTGGTGTCTTCTCATTCACAACATTTCCTTTAGGTTATAACAATATTATCAAAATGGAAAGTGGTTTCATCTCCCCAGAGAAGGCtaatatttttaagattttgaattaattaatattatatcCTGTTTGAAAGGAAGTTGATTTGATTTCAGCCATAGAGGTTATGGAACACCATTGTGCAAAATGTTTTGCTGCAGTAGTCTGTGTGTCTGGTTTATAACTGTACAGTGAGAAGGGTACGGAGCTCAGGTCCCTAGTGAACaatcaaaaagagaaaaatgtcctattttattttgattagGAATAATTGCTCCAAATTACTTTAGAGCAGTAATTTACTTAATGAAGAGGACTCTACTACTAAAACAGACACATGCCCAGGGGGCTTAAGCTAATTGGATTTTCAGTGTGAGAATGGTCATGCTAGGTCAAACCCAAGGCTCTTGTAATCAATGCTGTGTCTCCAGCAGAGATGTGTTTAGAGAGAAATATAATAGGACAGGACATGTCCTCATCTTACTGTCTCAGAGTACTCCAGTACTGGAATAGCCTCCAGTGACAAGTGACTCTGTGACTTCTCTGCTTGTCCCTTATTTTTAACACAAAGTGCTGTACTTGGGGTCAGCTGAAAACACTGAACCGAGTTATTGCAGAAAATACACTGAGGTGCTGGGGGATGAGAGCAGCTGCTTCCAGGTGTGTGACCAATGAGCAGTGCCTTCACCCTTGCTGTTCAAAAGAGCTCTTAAATACACTGCTGCTATTTTAAACATGTTCTACATGTATTAGTCAGGTCtttagggttttgttttggcATGCTCACTGGGCTTCTCTCCCCTTTGGTGAAgcactgtggtgatgtggagCAGTGGGCAGATAGGCCTGGAGTCATCACTGGCAATTCTTGGGCTCTGACTACATGTGTGATCATTTGTGCCCACAACTCATAACCAAGTGGAATTTTCCAGTCAAAATAATTAATACTGAGAGATCATGTTTGGCTGTTTTGATTGTTCAGCTGCATGTT
This genomic interval carries:
- the SHLD2 gene encoding shieldin complex subunit 2 encodes the protein MSQRPQIHVFVGAPSIPRPREGLEPSSAPAGGRWRELRCVCDSPGSAPARLRAAAAPSVPQAGSSTPAGVPTSGARAQQGTFMAKEGKDLPSPAPVALTCTCTPKKSPGLTCSDCEEPKDRITPADVNQAADHHLPQGCAESAGQEKPSGACCPELTERKACPSEVDSSGISALVASTEQVSIHLQSVGLEAAHRSEHHEHLSQGMDVFFQKGQESKPKEPNKCADFAVSADTEFCSLATSSRVAVSAQNEMQERTVKLSEIEAGKKAEEGHCDHFQCDSGVGTCTTAVTENEYEEEDASSLELFSSEDDGENVSIKAIKQEECAQENAEKFQELNVPAEQLVNEIPVEPLSSGTLCSQGNCSHKNFSKRPRKHEDSLHLSHSAFRRQLKSKRAKLNSSPPGSGVRVDPDRMTEFKKFQKKLSQLKNCCSKNQKYNILVAVVHPCHIKEIQKKTKPKSSCKVPVATVTVTDQSEIERKVVLWHDAAFWSLTVFPGDIVLLTDIIMYENPWCGEVMLQSTFTSQLLNLGNCSALNAEKFYPLVDDGVLHGLLAYISSEFPHFRDIPQRQVQRLDDVQYVQLDQLQPNTLVHSILKIINISVLTESVYSYRGGSQRKIILTVEQNRDQHYRMVLWGAGAAWYPQLQRKKDHIWAFKYLLVQCSSVSGDLELHTTPWSSYECLFDDDKRAVEFKEKFQKSQTSLMELTRLSALLDEKCSGVVQVKAHILELKFTISTGQYKQVIFSADTSLECVLASLPMITYSGCAKCGLELQADENMIYKQCIRCLPYSKVKTFYRPALMTVEDEGHEIYVHVVSELMEKIFLNIPADWLKRLVVPSSDITYSTIVADLCHSLLADTEASYLLEIRSHFVLDENSYPLQKDFHLLNFHPDL